The region AAGAATCCAACTTAAGGCATTGAATTTTTTAGTAGACAATTGAAGTGGACTATACTTTTCTAAGACTTCACTTATAAATTGAATACCAAAGGGAAGACCCAGAAATAAAAGTGTTTCTTGAGAGGGTTGTTTATTTAAAAGAATGCCGATGCAACAAAGAGGAAGAACAATCACAACGTTTAGGATAGAGAAAATGGTTGTGATGGTAGGGAGCTGATGCCTGTATTTTTTGAACGAGTCATTAAAGGGGGAAGATTGTAATTCGTTGAAGGTGCATAAATACTTTATATTGATTAGGATTTGAAGAAATAAGGCAATCGAAATGAGTATCATCATCAGGAGAAGCGCAAATGTATCCCAGTTTATTAAAAAATTGAGGTCCATCAGAAAAAACGCTAGAATGAAAGAGATGGCAAGAAGTGATAGAGTCGCGCTGAATAAATCGTGAACAAGATAAGTTTTAAACTGTTTAAATTTCATTTGTTCAATTTTAGGGATGTAGGCAAATACATCGCTAGAATAAAATAAGTAATGTGATTGATAGTGAGCAACATAGTGCCAACCCTCTGTTTCAAATGCATCTAAATATGAGGGGAACTTTTTGTTTAGTTTTTCAATTGTTGAATAAGTATATGGGAAAGTGTCGAAATGGAAAATAACATCTTGAGGTTGTGATTCCTCTAATATAATGTAGGATGAAGAAAAAGATGTTGGAAACCACCCTTCACGTGCTTGTTGCCTTAAAAAAGCATAAAGTTCTAACTCAGATAATTGTTTTATTTTAACCTTCTTCATCATATCATCTCCCTAACGACTTTATTTTACTATAAACTGTAAAAAAAGCGTGCTGTTAAGGTGTGATATAATTAAAAATAAACATTATTAAAGGAGTTATAAAATGGATTATCGAGTGAATAAAGCGATTGAAAAACATTGCAAAGGCTATAATTGTTCTCAGGCTGTTTTGTGTGCCTATCATGATTTAATTGGTTTAGAAGAGGAACAAGCCTTTCGATTAGCTGAAGGATTTGGAAGTGGAATGGGAGGCTTACGTGATACTTGTGGTGCGGTGACGGGAATGTTTATGGCTGCTAGCTATCTAGCATCAGATGGTGATCGTGAGAAAAATGCTTCTCGTAAATCATGCTATGAATTGATTCACACATTAGGAGATAAATTTAAAGAAAAGAATGGCTCTTTAAGGTGTGATGAATTATTGCAATGTGAACAACATAAGCGTCATGAAAAATTATGTACGTCATATGTTGAAGATGCCGCACAACTCCTTGAGGCATACATAAAAAAAACGTCAGTCTAGATGAACTAGATTGACGTTTTTTTTATTATTTTACTTCAGTGTAATAAGCTTTTTCATCTAAACTGTTTTCTGATTTTGCCACAACAACAGCTGTTGCAGAATCTCCAACGACATTTAGGGCCGTCACTAACATTTCAACTGGACGGTTGATTGCTAAGATTAATGAGTAAGCTAGTAAAGCAGCATCATTTTGATATCCCATTCCTGATAATACCGTAAACAAGATAACAGCACCAGCACCAGGAGCAGCAGGCGTTCCGATTGAAGCGATTAAAGCTAGGATAGCGATTAATGAAATACTTCCAAATGTGACTTCATATCCAGCACTTGAAGCGATGAAGATGGCTGCAATGACTTGCATAATGGCAGTTCCGTTCATATTAATAGTCATTCCAAGTGGTAAGATGAATGAAGCAATTTCTTTGTTTACTCCAAGTTCTTCTGTTGTTGTCTTTGTGTTTAAAGGTAATGTTGCAGCAGAAGATGATGTTGAGAATCCAAACATCGCAACTTTAGAGATTTTCTTAACGAATGGCATTGGATTTAAACGAGTTGCAATTAAAATGAATAATGCATAACCAAATACTAAGAAGAATAATAAGGTTAAAACAACTGTTACGACATAAGCTAAGGCAGGTTTCAAGTGTTCAACACCATAAATGGCGAATGTTCTCGTTAATAAGACGAAGATAGCAAATGGACCGAATTTTGTAATTAAGAATGTTAAGAAGACCGTGATAATTTTATTAACATCTTCAAGAAGTTTCTTTAAAACTGAAATTTGATCACCTAAATGATTAATTGATAAACCTGTTACAACAGCTAAGAATACGATTGAAAGAATGCTTCCGTTTGTTGAAAAGACTGATGTAATGTTATTTGGGATAGCTTTAACGAAGATTAATAATGGGTTAGAACCTGTTGTGCCTGTTTGAGCGGTAATATTATCGATGCTTACATTAAAGATTCCAAATTTATTAGCAACTAATCCAACAACACCAGCAAGTAATAAGGCGAAGACTGAAGTTGCTAAGAATCCACCGATTGTTTTGTAAGATAAGCGTCCAAGTGTTTTCGTATCAGAGATACGGCACATTGCTAAAGCAATTGATGTAAATACCATTGGAACAATCACAAGTTGCATTGAATTTAAGAATAATTGACCTAAAATATAGAAGATTCCAAATGCATCTGTTGCTCCTTCAGCACTGATATCTTGGAATAAAATTTTATTAATGGTTGCCCAAAGATCGGCATTGCCACCTGCTAATAAATTTTCACGTAAAATTAAGAATAATGATCCTGTAATTAATCCAGCAACTAAGGCAATTGCCATATGAATCGCTAAACGATTATTTGATTTTTTTTGACGCATTGTTAAATCCTCTCCTCATATAAGATGCTAGGACCCAGTAAAAAAAGCCTTAATTTCATGAAGGATGTCACGAAATTAAGGCTCAAATGAATACAACGATATAAGTAAAAAAGCAACATAGAAGTCATGCATTTTCACACTTTATAAAACGTATTATTTTACCTTAATAGCTTCTCGTGAGCTATCTTAAAGGGTTCCTATTTGTAAATAATATACCGACTAATGATTTTAAAGTCAATAAAAAAGTAGAAATTTAGCGAAAAAAAGACATAAAAATATTTTTTTGAAGGGATGTTGAGTGAAGTAATTTAAATAAATAGATGAATAAAGTCCTAAATTTAATGAGATAGAAGGCTAATGACTAACAAAGAGTGGTACAGATCCTGCTAAATAAGCAGTATATGAATTTATGGATGAACGCAAAGTGATATCATGAGAATATTTTATCAACTAAGTTAAAAGAAATTGGAATTGGAGTGGGTGAAAAAGCAGGAAAAGGTTTAGCAACACCGGATTTTTTTGAAAAATAATTAATTTAAAGAGCGATGATGTCACGCTTTTTGAATATTTTAAGTGTAAGAAGTTTACAATAGAATAAATTTTATGAAAAATGGAAGGGAGTGAAGACGTGTCACATTTAGTTGCAAAAGATGCCTATAAAAGTTTAGAAGAGAGAATTAATAAATACCCTCAAGGAGCTCCAAAAAGTGAAACATTGAATGAAATTTTAAAACTGTTATTTTCTGAACGTGAAGCAGATTTAGTTTCTAAATTACCGGTTCGTCCATTTAACTCAGCAAGAGCCTCGAAGGCGTGGAAATTACCACTAGACGAAACGGAAAAAATCTTAGAAGAACTAGCTTCTCGTGCCATTTTATTAGATATGGAAACAAAAGAAGATCGTCTTTTTATGCTACCTCCTCCAATGGCAGGTTTTTTTGAGTTTTCATTGATGCGAATCGGAAAAAATGTGAATCAAAAAGCATTGGCTGAATTATATTATCAATATTTGAATGTAGAAGAAGATTTTGTTAAGGATTTATTTTACTCAACGGACACCAAACTTGGACGTGTTTATGTCAATGAATCAGTCTTAAGTCGTGAAAATACTGTTTCAATTTTAGATTATGAAAGAGCCTCACACATTATTAAATCGGCTTCACATATTGCCTTAGGTGATTGTTATTGTCGTCATAAGATGTTACATATGAATCAAGCCTGTAATGCTCCACTTGATGTCTGTTTAACGTTTGGTGGTGCGGCCCAATCATTAATTAAGTATGGTTATGCAAGGGAAATTGATGCTTCTGAATGTCTAGACGTTTTAGAGCGTTCCTATGAATATAAACTAGTTCAATGCGGTGAGAATGTTCAAAATAATCCAACCTTTATTTGCAACTGCTGTGGTTGCTGTTGTGAGGCTTTATTAGCAGCGAAAAAGTTTGGAAATCTTCATCCGGTTGAAACAACAAATTTTATTCCATCAATTAATCATGAAACGTGTGTGAAATGTGGACGATGTTTGCGTGATTGTCCAATTGATGCAATTTCGAAAGTAAAAGTCGATGAAGGAAAGTCAACAGAGCGCTTTGAATATCAGGTGAATGAAGAAGTTTGTCTAGGATGTGGTGTTTGTGTAAGCGCTTGTTTTAATAAAAGTATCATGCTTAAAAACCGTGGAAAACGTGTGATCACACCTGTTAATTCTGTCCATCGTGTTGTCTTACAAGCGATTGAAAAAGGGCAGTTACAAGATTTAATTTTCGATAATCAAGCGTTTGGTTCACATCGTGCAATGGCGGCCATCTTACAGGCTATTTTAAACTTACCGCCACTTAAACAAGCGATGGCAAGTGAACAAATGAAATCAAAATACTTAGCTAAATTACTAAAGTAGCTAGGAATGGTTGACTCTAGGGATGTTTTAGTATTCAATAAAAGTTAAAGTGCTAGACTTAGAGGAGATATCATAATGAAAATTTTAGTGTTAAATGGACCAAACTTAAATATGATTGGGATTCGTGAAAAAGGAATTTATGGAAGCCGTAGCTATGCTGATATCGTTGGCTATCTTAAAGAAGAAGGAACAAAGCGTGGTCATGAAATTGAAGTTCTTCAAAGTAATTATGAAGGACAGATCATTGAATGGTTACAAAAGGCATACTTTGAACACTATGATGGCGTGATCATCAATCCAGGTGCCTTTACTCATTATAGCTATGCTCTTCATGATGCTATTAAAGCAATCGCAGATGTGCCAACGGTTGAAGTTCATCTTTCAAATGTCCATGCTCGTGAAGCGTTTCGTCATCAATCAGTTACAGCGCCGGCTTGTATTGGACAAATATGCGGATTTGGTGAGTTTGGATACATTTTAGGAATCATGGCATTAGAAAATAATAAAGCAAAAAATCAAAAATAATCACATTTAACCCTCAAAGTCTGATTAGATTTTGAGGGTTTTTATAAAAAGAAAAGGTTTAGAAGATTAAGAGGCTATCTAAGGACAGTCTTTTTTTGTGATTAAAAATCAAAAAAATCCATATAAAAAGAAATGATTTCGATATTTTTTGTAAGCGCTGTGTGCTAAGATGAGCTTAATAATAAGATTGGATACCTCATCAAGATTAGGAAAAAATTAAGGTTTTATTTCCTATGATTTGGGTAAGTTAGAAAAGATGTTCAAATTTAATAAGGAAGTGAAGCGACATGAAAAAAATCATGCTTGTAATGGGACTGATTTTAATACTAGGAGGATGCCAAAATGTAGAACTCAAAAACGAAGAAAGTGAAAAGCAAACACTAGAAAGTCCACAAGCGGAAAAAGAGCATTTTAGATGGAGTTTAATTTATTAGTTAATGGGGGAGCGGAGATGGGAGCAGTCAAAGTTGATTTGAAGCAGTATATTACGAATGGGTTTGTACGATCAGGGGTTAGTTATTTCGGATATGGGATTATTTTAGGCGTGATAACGGCAGGTTTAGGATATGGAACTTATATCATTCATCAAAAAAATAGTTTAAATCCGGTTCAAGGTTTCTCCCAGATTGTTGGCTATTTATTGCTTGTGATGGTTGGCATTTTAGTATTAGTAACTTTTTCATTACTTTATCACGGGATTAAATTATTTAAACAATTTGTAGCTTTTATGAAATCAGATGAAGTAGTGTTGATTTCACATGAAGAACCGATGTCAATTGGGATTGCGCTTGATTATTTATCAGAGGAAACCATCATTTATGAAAATCGTCAGTTAGTGTTAACTGAAAAACACATTATTATATTAGAGGGGGAACCTTGTATTAAGCCCAAATCCTTATTAAGGGCAGCGAGTCTTGATACTCGTGGATTAAAAGAGGGACAGAGAGCGCGGTTAAATCAATTGAAGACGGTTGTATTAGAATTTAAAAATCATGAATTGAAAAAAGTAAATTGCCACTATATTCAAGAAGCGAATGATATTTTACAAAAATTAAAAGAACAAGGAATTAGAATGATTTAAAGTGTAGAATTTGTATGAAATCGAAAAAAAGCATTGAAGTCTACAATGACTTTAATGCTTTTTTTGATATAATAAATTATATTTTTAATAGAAGAAGGGGTCATTTTCGATGTATCTAATGGCAGGTCGTGTAAGATATAGTGAAGTCGGATTAGATGGGGGCTTGACGCTGCATCATTTAATTAATTATTTCCAAGATTGCAGTACATTTCATTTAGAAGATATTGGCCTTGGGTTGGATTATTTTCAGTCTCAAAACTTAGCTTTCTTTATTTTGTCGTGGCAGATTGAAATTAATCGTCTACCAAAGGAAAGTGAAAAGATTAAAGTCGGAACACAAATTTACGAGTGTAAAGGTTGCTTTGGTTACCGTAATTATGTGTTATATGATGAGGCGGATAACGTCCTAGCTTATGCCAACCTTGGAGGCGTATTTATGGACACGATTTCGGAAAGTTTTGCTAAATTATCAACGGAAGAAATTGCTAAATATCCGATTGAAGAAAAGTTTGAAATGGAGTACTTGCCTCGTAAGATTAAAGCACCAAAGGCAACGGATACATTCCCGAAGGTTACCATTCGCCCGTGTCAAATTGATACAAACGGCCATGTTAATAATAGTCACTATGTAGCATTAGCACTTGAATGCCTTCCGCAAGAGTTAGAGATTAAACGTGTCCGTGTTGAATACAAAAAAGCAGCTAAATGTGGTGATATCATGATTCCAGCATCAGTCTCTTTAGATGGGATATACTATGTATCATTAAATGATGAAGAAGGACATCCCTACGCGATTTTAAGTTTCAACGAGTAAAGGGAATAGGAGAGTTTAATATGAGTATTAAAATGATGCATCACGTTTGTATTCAAACAGAAAAGTATGAAGAATCTCTTGAGTTTTATATGAGAATTTTAGGATTTGAAATCGTACAAGAAACACCAAACTTCCATAACCGAGCGTTTAATACCTGGTTAAAACTTGGAAACTTTATGATTGAACTTCAAACAGCTAAACAAGGCGAGACGCTAAATCCTTGGAGTTCATTAAATGAAGGAATCGTTCATCTGTGTTTTTTAGTTGATAATGTTTTTGAAGAAATTGAGCGAATTCAACAATTAGGATATGAACATTTCAAAATCAAAAATGGTGAGATCGTTTATAAAGTTGAAGAGGGATATCTCTTTAAAATTAAAGCACCCGAAGGAACAGAAATTGAAATTAGAGATTTATAAGCTCAGATAAGTGTTTCACACTTGAAAAACTTTTATCCTGCTAGTGGGGAAGGGGACCCCTAGACTATGGTTATGTCTTTGTATTAAAAAGACTTAGGTAATGAGACTATTTGATAATAGTGAAATACATGTTTTGTTTCAATATAGAAATTAAATCGTTAAAAAGCAGGTGAGGATTGAATCACCTGCTTTTTTTTGATGTAATTCGTCATGATAAATGACGTTTTTTCATAAAATGTAAGGTGTAGAGAAATGATTGACCTTAAATAAAGTGGGTGAGAAGAAATGATGAAAGTTAAGGATGAATTAGAAAAAAAAGAAGTGATAAAATCATTAAGAATAGCGTTGGATGAAACGTTAAAACAATGTGATTCTTGTGAAGACCGAGTCCATCAATCTATTAAAATAGCAAACTGTGTGTTAAGCAAGGAAGAATATTATGAATTGTTGAATGAGTATCAACGATTCGAAAATAATTTTGGTATATTAGAAAGTTTATCGGTGCAAATCACAGAATTGAGTTCTATTTTACAAGCCATGTCAGTCGCCGCAGCTCTTAAAGAAGTTCGAAATAGCATCGATCAATTACTTGATATTATGGAAAAAATTAATTTTAGACTAGATGTTCAAAAGTTTGATCTACTGATGGCCCAACTCATGGAAGAGTTAATGGGGGTCATTGACTTTGATGCGATCGAATATGAAACCTTAGAGGCGGCACTGGGCGCACCTTTTATCGTCTTAGAAACCCTAGATGTTTTAGATCGTGAATATCAAGATATTTATTATCCTTTAAACGTTTTGAAAATACAATCATTTAATAGTAAAACCGCTGCCTATCAATATGCACTAAGTCGCGGTATTAGAAAAGAATTCGTCATCAAAAAAGCGTAGCGACATCGCTACGCCTTTTTTAAAAGTTCTTTGATTTTTAAAATTTCCTTCGATAAATCCTTACGCCCCATCGCATAAATCGGTTCTAAATTCTCTTTATGTTTTTCAAAACGACTAATCGTAATGGGATGACTTGGTGCGATGACCAAGGCTTTCCCTTCGCTTTCAAGTTCTCTTAAATAAGCAAGTGTTTCATTATAATTTTTATGCCTATTGTCTAGTAATTCAATCATTTTGGGATACTTTTTAAACACGCGTTTATAAACAAATCTAAATTGTTCTGGTGACTTTTGATAATGTCGATCACGTGTTAAAATCACCACGACTTTATCACAGCCATCTTCTAATGCTTTTTTAACAGGAATGGCATCAGATGTTCCTCCGTCTAAATATTTTTTCCCTTTATACTCAACAATAGGAGAAAATACTGGAATAGAAGAGGAAGCTTTTAAAACAGTACAATCATGATCAAGTGCCGTTTTATCAAAATAAACCGGTTTTCCAGTTTCAACATCGGTTACACCCAGTTTAAATTCACAGGGGGATTTAAAGAAAGTGTCATAATCGAATAAGTCTAGTTTATGAGGAACTTCATCAAAAATAAAATCCATCCCAAAAATAGATCTGGTTTTAATAAAGTTAGAAAAGCTAATGTAACGTTTATCACCTAAGTAATTTGTATTAACACGATAACTTCGTTTAGCTTGATTTGAAACGTAAGAAACACCGTGACAAGCCCCAGCTGAGACGCCAATGACATAATCAAAAAGTATCCCTTGTTCCATCAGATAATCTAGTGCACCCATTGTATAAAAGCCGCGCATCCCGCCACCTTCAAGTACTAAACCTACTTTCATTCATCATCATCCTTTTTAATTGATTGTGTCTTTTATTCTAACTAATTTGGAAATGATTGTCTATGGACAGTGGTGGGATTGAGTTTGAAATGTGAGATAGCTGTGCTAAAATAAGTGTAGATTATTTAAAGGAGAGGTCCTATGCCCCGATTTAAAAAGATATATGTCGAAATAACGAATCGTTGTAATTTAAAGTGTGATTTTTGTCCAAGTGCTACACTCGGGCGAAATGGAAAAGTCATGAATGAAGACGATTTTAAACATATTTTAAAAGAAGTTAAACCTTATACGAATTATTTATATTTTCATTTACTCGGAGAACCTTTCTTAAATCCTCGAATTGGGCGTTTTTTAGAAATGAGTCATGAAGCGGGAATTCAGGTTAATTTAACGACAAATGGTGTTTTGATTGGAAAAGTAAAAGAAACGTTAATTCAATCACCGGCACTTCGTCAAATTAACTTCTCGGTTCATTCTTTCGAAGCCAATGAATCAACGCAAACGTTAAAAGACTATCTGATGCAAATTGCTTCTTTTATTGATGAAATACAAGCAGTGCGTCCTGTCTACTGCAATCTACGACTTTGGAACATGGATGGCGAAGCATTACAGGCGAAAAATACACTTAACCAACAGATTTTAGACTTGATTGAAGAAGCCTTTCATCTTCCGTATCGCCTAAACGAAAAACTCATGGAAACGAACAATGTTAAAATTCGTGATCGCGTGTTTATTAATATGGCGGATAAATTTGAATGGCCAAGTTTAGAGCGCGAGGTGATTAGTGAGAAAATGTTCTGTTACGGTCTTCGCGATCATATTGGAATTCAGGCGGATGGAACAGTGGTGCCTTGCTGTTTAGATAGTGAAGGGAAAATTCCTTTAGGAAATGTATTTGAAACACCGCTGCATGATATTTTAGAAAGTGAGCGTGCCAAGGCGATGTATGATGGCTTTTCAAATCGTGTAGCAGTCGAAGAACTCTGTAAGAGATGTGGTTACGCGAAGAGATATTAGGAGGTAGACAATGATTAGACCGATTATGAAAGATGAAAAATTTTTAGCACAAAAATCAGTTCCTGCAACAAAAGCAGATTTAGCGGTTGTTGAAGATTTAATCGATACGTTACGAGCTAATTT is a window of Turicibacter sanguinis DNA encoding:
- a CDS encoding DUF2812 domain-containing protein, coding for MKKVKIKQLSELELYAFLRQQAREGWFPTSFSSSYIILEESQPQDVIFHFDTFPYTYSTIEKLNKKFPSYLDAFETEGWHYVAHYQSHYLFYSSDVFAYIPKIEQMKFKQFKTYLVHDLFSATLSLLAISFILAFFLMDLNFLINWDTFALLLMMILISIALFLQILINIKYLCTFNELQSSPFNDSFKKYRHQLPTITTIFSILNVVIVLPLCCIGILLNKQPSQETLLFLGLPFGIQFISEVLEKYSPLQLSTKKFNALSWILPLLLLLWSAFFDMSHPYNEVDVKDIITIADLTPHEVLTYYSQYSNHIGPIFEEVKIYSESSSLHQLDFKSFKTSSSQLQTYLNYYFTQQIKQHDPFRIYPYLFAQFKSFNLYVCDNQDLFIVAEKDDEFIYLYFENNREDFNYVIQQVVDLIK
- a CDS encoding C-GCAxxG-C-C family protein gives rise to the protein MDYRVNKAIEKHCKGYNCSQAVLCAYHDLIGLEEEQAFRLAEGFGSGMGGLRDTCGAVTGMFMAASYLASDGDREKNASRKSCYELIHTLGDKFKEKNGSLRCDELLQCEQHKRHEKLCTSYVEDAAQLLEAYIKKTSV
- a CDS encoding dicarboxylate/amino acid:cation symporter codes for the protein MRQKKSNNRLAIHMAIALVAGLITGSLFLILRENLLAGGNADLWATINKILFQDISAEGATDAFGIFYILGQLFLNSMQLVIVPMVFTSIALAMCRISDTKTLGRLSYKTIGGFLATSVFALLLAGVVGLVANKFGIFNVSIDNITAQTGTTGSNPLLIFVKAIPNNITSVFSTNGSILSIVFLAVVTGLSINHLGDQISVLKKLLEDVNKIITVFLTFLITKFGPFAIFVLLTRTFAIYGVEHLKPALAYVVTVVLTLLFFLVFGYALFILIATRLNPMPFVKKISKVAMFGFSTSSSAATLPLNTKTTTEELGVNKEIASFILPLGMTINMNGTAIMQVIAAIFIASSAGYEVTFGSISLIAILALIASIGTPAAPGAGAVILFTVLSGMGYQNDAALLAYSLILAINRPVEMLVTALNVVGDSATAVVVAKSENSLDEKAYYTEVK
- a CDS encoding 4Fe-4S dicluster domain-containing protein, translating into MSHLVAKDAYKSLEERINKYPQGAPKSETLNEILKLLFSEREADLVSKLPVRPFNSARASKAWKLPLDETEKILEELASRAILLDMETKEDRLFMLPPPMAGFFEFSLMRIGKNVNQKALAELYYQYLNVEEDFVKDLFYSTDTKLGRVYVNESVLSRENTVSILDYERASHIIKSASHIALGDCYCRHKMLHMNQACNAPLDVCLTFGGAAQSLIKYGYAREIDASECLDVLERSYEYKLVQCGENVQNNPTFICNCCGCCCEALLAAKKFGNLHPVETTNFIPSINHETCVKCGRCLRDCPIDAISKVKVDEGKSTERFEYQVNEEVCLGCGVCVSACFNKSIMLKNRGKRVITPVNSVHRVVLQAIEKGQLQDLIFDNQAFGSHRAMAAILQAILNLPPLKQAMASEQMKSKYLAKLLK
- the aroQ gene encoding type II 3-dehydroquinate dehydratase, giving the protein MKILVLNGPNLNMIGIREKGIYGSRSYADIVGYLKEEGTKRGHEIEVLQSNYEGQIIEWLQKAYFEHYDGVIINPGAFTHYSYALHDAIKAIADVPTVEVHLSNVHAREAFRHQSVTAPACIGQICGFGEFGYILGIMALENNKAKNQK
- a CDS encoding acyl-[acyl-carrier-protein] thioesterase; its protein translation is MYLMAGRVRYSEVGLDGGLTLHHLINYFQDCSTFHLEDIGLGLDYFQSQNLAFFILSWQIEINRLPKESEKIKVGTQIYECKGCFGYRNYVLYDEADNVLAYANLGGVFMDTISESFAKLSTEEIAKYPIEEKFEMEYLPRKIKAPKATDTFPKVTIRPCQIDTNGHVNNSHYVALALECLPQELEIKRVRVEYKKAAKCGDIMIPASVSLDGIYYVSLNDEEGHPYAILSFNE
- a CDS encoding VOC family protein, whose protein sequence is MSIKMMHHVCIQTEKYEESLEFYMRILGFEIVQETPNFHNRAFNTWLKLGNFMIELQTAKQGETLNPWSSLNEGIVHLCFLVDNVFEEIERIQQLGYEHFKIKNGEIVYKVEEGYLFKIKAPEGTEIEIRDL
- a CDS encoding patatin-like phospholipase family protein, encoding MKVGLVLEGGGMRGFYTMGALDYLMEQGILFDYVIGVSAGACHGVSYVSNQAKRSYRVNTNYLGDKRYISFSNFIKTRSIFGMDFIFDEVPHKLDLFDYDTFFKSPCEFKLGVTDVETGKPVYFDKTALDHDCTVLKASSSIPVFSPIVEYKGKKYLDGGTSDAIPVKKALEDGCDKVVVILTRDRHYQKSPEQFRFVYKRVFKKYPKMIELLDNRHKNYNETLAYLRELESEGKALVIAPSHPITISRFEKHKENLEPIYAMGRKDLSKEILKIKELLKKA
- a CDS encoding radical SAM/SPASM domain-containing protein, producing the protein MPRFKKIYVEITNRCNLKCDFCPSATLGRNGKVMNEDDFKHILKEVKPYTNYLYFHLLGEPFLNPRIGRFLEMSHEAGIQVNLTTNGVLIGKVKETLIQSPALRQINFSVHSFEANESTQTLKDYLMQIASFIDEIQAVRPVYCNLRLWNMDGEALQAKNTLNQQILDLIEEAFHLPYRLNEKLMETNNVKIRDRVFINMADKFEWPSLEREVISEKMFCYGLRDHIGIQADGTVVPCCLDSEGKIPLGNVFETPLHDILESERAKAMYDGFSNRVAVEELCKRCGYAKRY